The Streptomyces sp. NBC_01298 genome contains the following window.
GCCTTCTTGTGGGCGGGACCGGCCGATTCCAGCAGCGCCGCCGTGAAGGGGTTCTCCGCGGGGCCGCCGAGTGCGATGCGGAAGTCGGGCAGGCTGCTGTCCACCGCCAGGTCGCCCCAGCGCGGCCCGGCCGCCCGGGTCGGGGTCGCGGTGACCCCGTACCGCCCGAGGGCGGTGACCAGCTCCCGGAGTCCGGGCGGGGTGAACGCGTCCGGAAGGACGATCTCCGCCGCGCCCAGGGCCCGGCCGCGCTGGTCCACCGCACCGAGCGGGGCCCGGTGACGGTCGAGCTCGGCGTGGCCACCCGCGAGCCGTCCGGCCCGGGGCAGGAGGTCCCCTACGCCTGGCTGAAGGCGGAGACCCTCGGGACCGGGCAGGGCTGGCGCACGACCAGGGTCCCGCTGTCGGAACTGGCGGGCACCACCGCCCACGCCCTGGCCGTACGGATCACCCGACGCGGGAAGGAGCCGGTGCGCTGGCGACTCGGCGCGGTGACGGTACGCGAAGCCGCCGCGCGGCCCCGCCCGGCGACTCCGGGCACCCCGGCCGTGTCCGCCTCGGCCCAGCAGTCAGGCAAGGCCGCCGTCCGGCTGGCCCGGCAGCGTTCCGCCGGGCCCGTCCGCCATTACGAGGTGTCCCGCGTCCTGCCGGACGGCGCCCGCCGTCTCCGCCCCCGCCCGCACCACCCTCGCCTGGACGGGAGCCCTCTGATGCATGACGGCCTCGCTGCCAGATCCGCCGGTGCCCCCGCGGTTCACTCGGGGCCGGCGGCGGGATCGGTGCGCGGGACGGCCAGCGTCACGCGCAGCCCGTGCGGCGGGTTCTTCTCGTAGGAGAGGGACCCGCCGCCCGCCGCGAGCAGGATGCGGGAGATGGAGAGGCCGAGCCCGGAGCCCTTGATGTTCTGGTGGCGTCCGCTGCGCCAGAACCGGTCCCCGATCCGCAGCAGCTCCTCCTCGGTGAGCCCGGGGCCCCGGTCGGCGACCACGATCAGCACCCGGTCGCCCTCCACGGAGAGCGCCACCTCGACGGCCTCACCCTCGGGAGTGAACTTGAGGGCGTTGTCGATGACGGCGTCGAGCGCGCTGGAGAGCGCGATCGGGTCGGCCCAGCCGGTGGCGGCGCTCCGCCCCGTCCCGGTGAGCCGCACGCCCTTCTCCTCGGCGAACGGCCGCCAGGCGGTCACCCGCTCCGCGGCCAGCCCCGCGATGTCTATCAGGCTGATCTCGGCGGCGGCGTGCTCGGCCAGGGCCAGGTCGAGCAGGTCGTCCAGGACCTGGGTCAGGCGCTTGCCCTCGGTCCGCACCGAGGCGATCTCCTCGTTGCCCTCGGGCAGTTCGAGGGCGAGCAGTTCGATCCGCAGGAGCAGTGCGGCGAGCGGGTTGCGCAGCTGGTGGGAGGCGTCGGCGACGAAGGCGCGCTGCTGTTCCAGCACCTCTTCGACGTTGTCGGCCATCTCGTTGAACGAGCGGGCCAGGCGGCGGAGTTCCGGGGGACCGCCGCCCGCCGCGACGCGGGAGTTCATCCGCCCGGTGGCGATGCCGTGGGCGGCGGCGTCCAGGGTCTGTACGGGCTTGAGCACCCAGCTGGTCAGCCGCAGGGCCGCGCCGAAGGCCACGAGCATGGCCGCGCTGAGCCCGGCGGCGATGAGCAGCCAGCCCCGCAGGGTCCGGGCGCGCATCTGGTCGGTGGGCGACTCGGTGGCGACCACGGCGACCACGTCCCCGTCGAGGACGACCGGGGAGGCGACGAGGAGCTTGCCGTTGGTCTGCCAGGGCCACACCTGGCCGGGGTCGTGGCTGCGGCGTCCGGCGAGCGCCTGGATGAAGGCGTCGTCCGCCTCCCACTCCGCCGGCAGCTTCCACCCGTCGGAGGAGCGGGCGATGGCGTTGCCGTCCCGGCGGAAGATGCCGGTGCGGATCCCGTACAGCTGCTGGTACCGGGCCAGTTCCTGCTTGAGGGTTTCGAGGCGTTCGTCGGCACCGCTGGACTTCGAGCCCTCGGCGTCGATGACGAACTGGGTGAGCGCGGCGAAGCGGGCGCTGTCGTCGATCCGGTCGACGACCACCCGCTGCTGCTGTCCCGCGGCCAGGGCCACCGCGAGCGGGAAGCCGAGGGCGAGCAGGACGCCCGCCATCAGGACGACGAGCAGCGGGAGCAGACGGGCGCGCACGACGGGTGGCCGCTAGACGGCGGGCGGCGCGGGGGCGGCGGGCGGCGCGGGGGTCGCCGGGGCGGGGGCGGCGGGCGGCGCGGGTGTCGCCGGGGCGGGCGGTACGACGAGCCGGTACCCGACACCGCGGACGGTCTCGATGAGGGCCGGCATGCGCAGCTTGGACCGCAGCGAGGCCACGTGCACCTCCAGCGTCCGGCCGGTGCCTTCCCAACTGGTGCGCCAGACCTCGCTGATGATCTGCTCGCGGCGGAAGACCACGCCGGGGCGCTGCGCGAGCAGGGCCAGCAGGTCGAACTCCTTGCGGGTGAGCGCCACGTCGACGCCGTCCACGCTGACCCGGCGGGTGGACAGCTCGATGCCGACGCTCCCGAGCCGGACCACGCCGGGCGTGCCCGCGGTACCGGTGGCCGCGCTCTCATCGGGGGCGCCGGTGCGCCGGGCCACCGCGTGGATGCGGGCGAGGAGTTCGCCGGTGTCGTAGGGCTTGGTGACGTAGTCGTCGGCGCCCATGTTGAGTCCGTGGATGCGCGAGCGCACGTCGGCCCGCGCGGTGACCATGATGACGGGCGTGCTGGTGCGCTTGCGGATCTTGCCGCACACCTCGTACCCGTCCTGGTCGGGCAGGCCGAGGTCGAGCAGGATCACCCCGTACGGGGAGGCCTGCGGCGGCGCGCCCGCCGACAGCAGGGCCTGCAGGGCCTCCTCGCCGCTGCGGGCATGGGTGACCTTGAAGCCGTGCCGGGCGAGGATCGCGGACAGGGCGGCGGCGACGTGGTCGTCGTCCTCGACGAGCAGCAGTCTCATGTCGTCCCCCTCTCCATCTCTTGATCTCTTCGCGTTCGCATGGCGGACATCATGGGCCACCAAGCATCCACGCCGATGTGGACTCCCACGTCAAGACGGTTCCGGTCCGTCGGGGGTTCCGTTATGGACCCGGTACGGCCACGGCCGGTGCGGGACGCCCGCGAGTACGGAGCGTATCGGTGCGAGGCCGGATCGTTATGCTCAATTCTCCCTCAGATGTGATGACGCTGTGCGCGCCACGTCACTACTGTCCTCCCAACCGAGGAGGACGGAGCCACAAGCCGATGAGCGGAGTATCAGTGACCAAGGACGTGCAGGACGCGGCCGGTGCCGCGGACGACCTGGTCGTACTGAGCAACGTCAACAAGCACTTCGGCGCGCTGCACGTGCTTCAGGACATCGATCTGAGCATTGCCCGCGGTGAGGTCGTCGTCGTGATCGGCCCTTCGGGGTCGGGCAAGTCCACGCTGTGCCGGACCATCAACCGCCTGGAGACGATCGATTCGGGCAGCATCACCGTCGACGGCAAGCAACTGCCGTCGGAGGGCAAGGCGCTGGCGAAGCTGCGCGCCGATGTGGGCATGGTCTTCCAGTCGTTCAACCTCTTCGCGCACAAGACGGTGCTGCAGAACGTGATGCTGGGCCAGCTCAAGGTCCGCAAGGCGGACTCGGCGGCGGCGCTGGAGAAGGCGAAGTCCCTCCTCGACCGGGTGGGTGTCGGCTCGCAGGCCGACAAGTACCCGGCGCAGCTCTCGGGCGGCCAGCAGCAGCGCGTGGCGATCGCACGCGCCCTGGCGATGGACCCGAAGGTGATGCTGTTCGACGAGCCGACCTCGGCCCTCGACCCGGAGATGATCAACGAGGTGCTGGAGGTCATGCAGCAGCTCGCCCGGGAGGGGATGACCATGGTCGTCGTCACGCACGAGATGGGCTTCGCCCGCTCCGCCGCGAACCGGGTCGTCTTCATGGCCGACGGAAAGATCGTCGAAGAGGCCACGCCCGAGCAGTTCTTCAGCAACCCGCGGAGCGACCGCGCCAAGGACTTCCTCTCGAAGATCCTGCACCACTGAGCTTCGCATCTGGTAGTGATCCGGTGACGGATCGTCGTCCAGCAGTCTCACTTCACGTCTTTCTCCCGTCTCACGTCTCACTTCGAGGGAAGTCCACCATGAAGCTCTCCAAGGTCGGCGCGGCCGCCGCCATCGCCGTTGCTCTCGCCCTGACCGCGACCGCCTGTGGCGGCGACAGCGACAAGACCGCCGGTGACGGCGGCTCCTCGGCCGGTGCCAAGAAGGACAAGATCGTCATCGGCATCAAGTTCGACCAGCCGGGTGTGGGCCTCAAGACCCCCGACGGCAAGTTCACGGGCTTCGACGTGGACGTGGCGACGTACGTGGCCAAGGAGCTCGGCTACACGCCGGAGCAGATCGAGTTCAAGCAGGCCGTCAGCGCCGAGCGCGAGAACCTGATCGCCAACGGCGACGTGAAGCTGGTCGTCGCGAGCTACTCGATCAACGACAAGCGCAAGGCGCGCGTCGACTTCGCCGGCCCGTACTTCCTCGCGCACCAGGACCTGCTGGTCCGCGCCGACGACACCTCGATCACCAAGGCCGAGGACCTCAACAAGAAGAAGCTCTGCTCGGTCACCGGCTCCACCTCGGCGCAGAACGTCAAGGACAAGCTGGCCCCCCAGGCCGACCTGCAGCAGGTGGGCGGCTACTCCGAGTGCCTGACCGGCCTGGAGAACAAGACCATCGACGCGCTGACCACGGACAACTCGATCCTGGCCGGCTACGCGGCGCAGGACAAGAACAAGGGCAAGTTCAAGCTGGTCGGGCTGAGCCTGAGCAACGAGAACTACGGCATCGGTCTGAAGAAGGGCGACAAGGAGCTCCAGACCAAGGTCAACGCCGCCATCAAGAAGATGGAGGCCGACGGTGCCTGGGCCGCGGCCATCGAGAAGAACTTCGGCCCGGCCGGCTACAAGGCCGAGCCGGCGCCCGCGGTCACCGAAGGCAGCTGACCCGGCGGCCGGTCCGCCGGCCGATCCATCGGTGAGGAGCGTCGCCGCCCGCCTGCCGCGGGCGGCGCCGTGACCCACCGGCCCACCTGGCCATCCTGGGGAGAGCGCAGGCCATCGTGTTCGATTTTCTTGATTCCGGGCAGTACGACGTGCTCGGAGCCTTCTGGGTGACGGTTCAGCTCACCCTCTACTCGGCCGTCGGGTCCCTGATCTGGGGCACCGTGCTGGCCGGGATGCGGGTCAGCCCGGTCCCGGTGATGCGGGGCTTCGCCACCGCGTACGTCAACCTCGTGCGCAACACCCCGCTGACCGTGCTGATCATCGGGTGTTCGCTGGGCCTCAACCAGACCCTCGGCGTCACCCTGGGCGGCGGCACCTTCAAGGAGATCGGCTTCCGGCTCGCCGTCCTCGGGTTCATCGCCTACACCGGCACCTTCGTCTGCGAGGCGATCCGCTCGGGCATCAACACGGTCCCGGTCGGCCAGGCCGAGGCCTCCCGCGCCCTGGGCATGAGCTTCCTCCAGACGCTCACCCTGATCGTGCTCCCCCAGGCGTTCCGGGCGGTCATCGCGCCGCTCGCCAACGTGCTCATCGCCCTCACCAAGAACACCACGGTGGCGGCGGCGATCAGCGTGGCCGAGGCCGCGCTGCTGATGAAGGAGATGGTCGAGAACGAGCCGCAGTCGCTGTTCGCCGTCTTCGGCGTCTTCGCCCTCGGCTTCGTCCTTCTGACCCTGCCCACCGGCCTGCTCCTGGGCTGGGTTGCCAAGCGAGTGGCGGTGAAGCGATGACCTCCGTGCTGTACGACGCCCCGGGCCCCAAGGCCAAGGCGCGCAACTGGATCTACAGCGGGATCTTCCTCGTCGTGGCCGCGGCCGTCGCCTGGTGGGTGCTGTCCGCCCTGGCGGACAAGAACCAGCTCGAAGCCGACAAGTGGAGCCCCTTCTTCACCGGCGAGGTGTGGACGACCTTCCTGCTCCCCGGACTCGGCGAGACCCTGCGGGCCGGCGCCATCTCCATGCTGATCGCCCTGCCCCTGGGCGCCCTCCTCGGCATGGGGCGGCTCTCCGACCACGCGTGGGTACGCAGCATCGTGGGCACCTGGGTCGAGTTCTTCCGGGCCATCCCGGTCCTGATGCTGATGCTCTTCGGCTCCGCCTTCTACGTGCAGTACACGGGCGTGGACTCCGAGGTGCGGCCGCTGTACGCGGTGGTCACCGGGCTGGTCCTGTACAACTCCGCGGTCATCGGCGAGATCGTCCGGGCCGGCGTCGAGTCGCTGCCGAAGGGCCAGACCGACGCCGCGAAGGCGATCGGCATGCGCAAGGGCCAGGTCATGACCTACGTCCTGATCCCGCAGGCCGTGACCGCGATGCTGCCCGCGCTGGTCAGCCAGCTCGTGGTGATCCTCAAGGACACCGCCATCGGCGGTGCGGTCCTGGGCCTCGCCGAACTGCTGACCCAGTACCGGCAGATCTCGGCGAACTTCAGCAACACCATCCCGACCCTCATCGTGATCGCGGCGATCTACATCGCGGTCAACTTCGCCCTCACCTCCTTCGCCTCCTGGATGGAGGGCCGGCTGCGGAAGTCGAAGCGGACCACGGACGCGACCGTCCCGATCACCCTCGACGCGGGCAACAACAGCGCCGGCGGGTGACCGCCTCTCCGGCGCGGCGTCTCCCGGCGCGGCATCGGACATCTGCTCGGACCCACGTCCGGCATCCGGTCTGACAGCCGGTCAGTACACTGGCGGGACACGTGTGGTGCGGCGGAACTCATCCGTCGCACCACTCGGCATTGTCCGGCCCGGCGTCACTTGACGCAGGCACCTCCAGTGGGTTGCATACGTTCTGTGATCACATACCGGACACCGGGAGCCACATCATGGACCCGGTGATCGTCGTCGGCGCGGGGCCCGTCGGACTGTCCATGTCCCTCGCCCTGGCCGGCCAGGGCGTGCCCTGCGTCGTCCTCGACGAGGGATCCGGCAAGGACGAGCTCCGCCCCGCCCGCACCGTCGCCCTGCACGCCGACACCGCCGCGATGGTGCACCGGCTGGGCTGTACGACCCTGCGCGACGAGGGCGCGTACTTCACCGCCTGGCGCACCATGCGCGGCGGCCGCGAGTCCCAGCGGATCACCTTCGAGGACGGCCCGGCGCCGATCCACCTGCCCCAGCACGCCCTGACCCGCGGACTGCGCGACGCCGCCGCCGCGCACCCCCTGGTCCAACTGGTCACCGAGAGCAAGATCGACGCCCTGGAGCAGGACGACCGCGGGGTCACCGCCCACACCCGGGGCGCCGAGACCACGTGGTGGCGCGGGAGCCACCTGGTCGGCTGCGACGGGGCCCGCTCCACCGTGCGCAAGCTGCTCGGCATCCGCTTCCCCGGCCGCACCGCCGTGGAACGGCACGCCGTCGCCGCCCTGCGCACCGAACTGCCCTGGCCCGGCGAAGCGTTGCTGCACCGCAGCCCGCCCGAGGAAGTCACCGCCCGGCCGCTGGCCGACGGGGTGTACCGGCTGGACTGGCTGCTCCCGGCGCGCGGCGACCTCGTCACCCCCGACGCGCTGGTGACCCGGATCCGCGACAGCCTCGCGGTGTGGTGCGGGGGCACGACACCCCCGTACGAGCTGCTCGACACCGGGGTCCACACCCTGCACCACCGCCTCGCGCGGCGCTGGCGCGACGGCCGCTGCTTCCTCGCCGGGGACGCCGCGCACCTGCTCGGCGCGCTCGGCACCCAGGGCGTGGAGGAGGGGCTGCGCGACGCGGAGAACCTCGCCTGGAAGCTCTCCCTGGCCTGGCACCAGGGGGCTTCCGAGGAACTCCTCGACAGTTACGAGGCCGAGCGCCGCAGGGCGGTGGCCGCCCGGCTGCGCGCCGCCGACCAGGCCATGCCCGTCCTGCGCACCGGGGGCGGCCTGCGCGCCTACCTCCCCGGAGCCTCGCGCGCCGCCGAACTACTCCTGGCCGACGGCCATCTGGGCCGCGGCCCGCTGGGCGCGGAGCCGGTGTACGCCCCGCCCGTGGCCGTCCACGACGTGCCCACCGCCACCGAGCCGGGCGGGCCCGTGGAGAACGTCCCGGTGACCGCGCCCGACGGCTCGACGGTGCCGCTGCGCGACCAGCTGGGGCGGGGCCGGCTCCTCGTCGTCCTCGTCGCCCCGGGCACCGGGGTCTGGGACCGGCGGCACTGGGTGGGCGCCGGCCTGATGCCCCGCCTCGCGGCGGCGGTCTCCGCGCTGCCGGTCCGGGCGGAGCTGCTCGTGGCGGACGGCTACCCGGGGGCGGCGGCGCACACCGTGCTCCTCGTGCGACCGGACGGGCATCTCTCCGCCACCTTCGCCGGGGTCCAGCCGGCCGAGCTGTACGAGGCCGCTGACGCGGTCCGCCGCGGCGCGCCGGAAGCTCCCCCGACCAGGGCGGCCCCCAGGGCCCTGCCCGCCGCCGCACCCGTGATCGATTGACCCTCGGGCCGAGTCGTGCTTCACTCGCGGACATGACCGGCAACGACGTACGCCTGTGGCGGAGGGTCCATATGGACCTGCTCCGCTACGCGGGCTGCGTGTGTCGCCCTTCCTGCTGATTCGCCTTCCCCTCGCGCGCCCCCATGTGGATGTGCCGCGCACTCTCGCGAACCCCCAGGACGGTCACCCTCCATGTCTGCACCCACGCACGCCCCTGCCCCGGCGACGGCTCCGGCTTCCGGCCCGGCCGTCTCGGCCGTCTCGGCGGCGGATCTCCTCGCCTTCACCCGGCGCATCGCCTCCGACCCCGAGCTGATCGCCGCCCTCCCGCTCGACCCCGAGGGCCGGACGTGGATCCGCCTCGACGGCCCGGGCGGCAGCGAGGCCTGGCTGATCGGCTGGCCGCCCGGCACCGGCACCGGCTGGCACGACCACGCCGAGTCGCGGGGCGCGTTCACCACCGCGCTCGGGCGCCTCACGGAGAACTCCCTGGCGGTCCGCCTCCCTTCGGAGGGCTGGCAGTCCCTGTCCCTGGCCCCCGACGTGGACCGCACGCGCGCCCTGGACGCGGGCACCGGGCGGGCCTTCGGCGAGCACCACGTGCACGAGGTGCTGAACGAGTCCGCGACGGAGCACGCGATCTCCGTCCACGCGTACTACCCGCCGCTCCCCTTGATCCGCCGCTACAGCCGCACCGGCCCGGTGCTCACGCTGGAGCAGGTCGAGCGTCCGGCGGACTGGCAGTGAGCGGCATCGACGCGCTGATCGACCGGCTGCGGACCACGTACACCCGCGTGGACGCGGCCCAGGCGCACGCGGAGTCCCTGACCGGGGCCCTGCTGGTCGACATCCGGTACCAGGCCCTGCGCGAGCGGGACGGACTCATCCCGGGGGCGCTCGTGATCGAGCGC
Protein-coding sequences here:
- a CDS encoding sensor histidine kinase; this translates as MRARLLPLLVVLMAGVLLALGFPLAVALAAGQQQRVVVDRIDDSARFAALTQFVIDAEGSKSSGADERLETLKQELARYQQLYGIRTGIFRRDGNAIARSSDGWKLPAEWEADDAFIQALAGRRSHDPGQVWPWQTNGKLLVASPVVLDGDVVAVVATESPTDQMRARTLRGWLLIAAGLSAAMLVAFGAALRLTSWVLKPVQTLDAAAHGIATGRMNSRVAAGGGPPELRRLARSFNEMADNVEEVLEQQRAFVADASHQLRNPLAALLLRIELLALELPEGNEEIASVRTEGKRLTQVLDDLLDLALAEHAAAEISLIDIAGLAAERVTAWRPFAEEKGVRLTGTGRSAATGWADPIALSSALDAVIDNALKFTPEGEAVEVALSVEGDRVLIVVADRGPGLTEEELLRIGDRFWRSGRHQNIKGSGLGLSISRILLAAGGGSLSYEKNPPHGLRVTLAVPRTDPAAGPE
- a CDS encoding amino acid ABC transporter ATP-binding protein, which translates into the protein MSGVSVTKDVQDAAGAADDLVVLSNVNKHFGALHVLQDIDLSIARGEVVVVIGPSGSGKSTLCRTINRLETIDSGSITVDGKQLPSEGKALAKLRADVGMVFQSFNLFAHKTVLQNVMLGQLKVRKADSAAALEKAKSLLDRVGVGSQADKYPAQLSGGQQQRVAIARALAMDPKVMLFDEPTSALDPEMINEVLEVMQQLAREGMTMVVVTHEMGFARSAANRVVFMADGKIVEEATPEQFFSNPRSDRAKDFLSKILHH
- a CDS encoding glutamate ABC transporter substrate-binding protein; translation: MKLSKVGAAAAIAVALALTATACGGDSDKTAGDGGSSAGAKKDKIVIGIKFDQPGVGLKTPDGKFTGFDVDVATYVAKELGYTPEQIEFKQAVSAERENLIANGDVKLVVASYSINDKRKARVDFAGPYFLAHQDLLVRADDTSITKAEDLNKKKLCSVTGSTSAQNVKDKLAPQADLQQVGGYSECLTGLENKTIDALTTDNSILAGYAAQDKNKGKFKLVGLSLSNENYGIGLKKGDKELQTKVNAAIKKMEADGAWAAAIEKNFGPAGYKAEPAPAVTEGS
- a CDS encoding amino acid ABC transporter permease, encoding MFDFLDSGQYDVLGAFWVTVQLTLYSAVGSLIWGTVLAGMRVSPVPVMRGFATAYVNLVRNTPLTVLIIGCSLGLNQTLGVTLGGGTFKEIGFRLAVLGFIAYTGTFVCEAIRSGINTVPVGQAEASRALGMSFLQTLTLIVLPQAFRAVIAPLANVLIALTKNTTVAAAISVAEAALLMKEMVENEPQSLFAVFGVFALGFVLLTLPTGLLLGWVAKRVAVKR
- a CDS encoding amino acid ABC transporter permease, whose protein sequence is MTSVLYDAPGPKAKARNWIYSGIFLVVAAAVAWWVLSALADKNQLEADKWSPFFTGEVWTTFLLPGLGETLRAGAISMLIALPLGALLGMGRLSDHAWVRSIVGTWVEFFRAIPVLMLMLFGSAFYVQYTGVDSEVRPLYAVVTGLVLYNSAVIGEIVRAGVESLPKGQTDAAKAIGMRKGQVMTYVLIPQAVTAMLPALVSQLVVILKDTAIGGAVLGLAELLTQYRQISANFSNTIPTLIVIAAIYIAVNFALTSFASWMEGRLRKSKRTTDATVPITLDAGNNSAGG
- a CDS encoding FAD-dependent monooxygenase, producing MDPVIVVGAGPVGLSMSLALAGQGVPCVVLDEGSGKDELRPARTVALHADTAAMVHRLGCTTLRDEGAYFTAWRTMRGGRESQRITFEDGPAPIHLPQHALTRGLRDAAAAHPLVQLVTESKIDALEQDDRGVTAHTRGAETTWWRGSHLVGCDGARSTVRKLLGIRFPGRTAVERHAVAALRTELPWPGEALLHRSPPEEVTARPLADGVYRLDWLLPARGDLVTPDALVTRIRDSLAVWCGGTTPPYELLDTGVHTLHHRLARRWRDGRCFLAGDAAHLLGALGTQGVEEGLRDAENLAWKLSLAWHQGASEELLDSYEAERRRAVAARLRAADQAMPVLRTGGGLRAYLPGASRAAELLLADGHLGRGPLGAEPVYAPPVAVHDVPTATEPGGPVENVPVTAPDGSTVPLRDQLGRGRLLVVLVAPGTGVWDRRHWVGAGLMPRLAAAVSALPVRAELLVADGYPGAAAHTVLLVRPDGHLSATFAGVQPAELYEAADAVRRGAPEAPPTRAAPRALPAAAPVID
- a CDS encoding cysteine dioxygenase → MSAPTHAPAPATAPASGPAVSAVSAADLLAFTRRIASDPELIAALPLDPEGRTWIRLDGPGGSEAWLIGWPPGTGTGWHDHAESRGAFTTALGRLTENSLAVRLPSEGWQSLSLAPDVDRTRALDAGTGRAFGEHHVHEVLNESATEHAISVHAYYPPLPLIRRYSRTGPVLTLEQVERPADWQ